The Skermanella rosea sequence GGAGGGCCTGCGTGCCGCCGGCCTGCCCGAGGACGCGGTCCAGCTGGTGCCGACCACCGACCGCGCCGCCGTCGGCATCCTGCTGACCATGGTGGACGACATCGACGTGATCATCCCGCGCGGCGGCAAGTCGCTGATCCAGCGGGTCGCGGCGGAGAGCCGGATCCCCGTGATCAAGCATCTCGACGGCATCTGCCACGTCTATGTGGACGCCGCCGCCGATCCGGCGAAGGCGCGCGATATCGTGCTGAACGCCAAGATGCGCCGCACCTCCGTCTGCGGTGCCGCCGAGACGCTGCTGGTGGACCGTTCCGTTTCCGGAACCGTCCTGCCCGCCGTCCTGGACGCCCTGATCGCCGCCGGCTGCGAGGTGCGCGGCGACGAGGCGACCCGCAGGATCGACGGCCGCGCGGTCCCGGCGACGGTCGCCGACTGGGACACGGAGTATCTGGACGCGATCATCTCGGTCCGGGTGGTGGACGGCGTCGATGCCGCGATCGAACATGTCAACCGGCACGGCTCCCACCATACCGACAGCATCGTGACCGAGGACGCGGCGGCGGCCGAGAAGTTCCTCACCCAGGTGGACAGCGCCATCGTGCTGCTGAACGCCTCGACCCAGTTCGCCGACGGCGGCGAGTTCGGCATGGGGGCGGAGATCGGCATCTCCACCGGCAAGCTCCACGCCCGCGGCCCGGTCGGCGCCGAGCAGCTGACCAGCTACAAGTATCAGGTCCGCGGCACCGGGCAGACCCGTCCATGACCGGTATTCCGGCCGAGGGGAGCCGGGACCCGGCGTGAGGAGGGTGACTCTCTACGGCGGCCGGACCTGGGCCGGCCGGCGGGTCGGGCTGCTCGGCGGGTCGTTCAACCCGGCCCACGAAGGGCACCGCCACATCAGCCTGCTGGCGCTCAAGCTGCTAGACCTGGACTATGTCTGGTGGCTGGTCAGCCCGCAGAACCCGTTGAAATCGACCCGCGACATGGCGTCGCTGGAAGAGCGGCTGGCCGGC is a genomic window containing:
- a CDS encoding glutamate-5-semialdehyde dehydrogenase — its product is MQQLGRAARAAAAVLAQAPTERKDAALRAAAAAIRERSAAILEANARDVANARARDMAASLIDRLKLDGARVEGIAKGLEDVAALPDPIGTVMAEWDRPNGLRIARVRVPLGVIGIVYESRPNVTADAGGLCLKSGNACILRGGSDSFESSRAIIACMREGLRAAGLPEDAVQLVPTTDRAAVGILLTMVDDIDVIIPRGGKSLIQRVAAESRIPVIKHLDGICHVYVDAAADPAKARDIVLNAKMRRTSVCGAAETLLVDRSVSGTVLPAVLDALIAAGCEVRGDEATRRIDGRAVPATVADWDTEYLDAIISVRVVDGVDAAIEHVNRHGSHHTDSIVTEDAAAAEKFLTQVDSAIVLLNASTQFADGGEFGMGAEIGISTGKLHARGPVGAEQLTSYKYQVRGTGQTRP